The following nucleotide sequence is from Pseudomonas sp. RC10.
GCTGAGGTTTACTCGTTTGGCGTGACACACCCGAGCCGGTTGCGGGTTGATCTGAAACCGGTTTCAGGTATAACAGGATGTTTCTTCTCTCAAGCGCCGCGTTCCCTAATGACTCACACCCCTGACACCCCACACAACTTTCACATGGGCTGGCTGCTGTTCGCGCTGGCCATGGGTGCGTTCGCCATCGGCACCACCGAATTTGCTTCGATGACGTTGTTGCCCTTCATCGCCGGCGACTTCCAGACCACCCAGCCGCTGGCCGGCCACGCCATCAGCGCCTATGCACTGGGCGTGGTGGTGGGCTCACCGGTGATCATGGTGCTCGGCGTCCGGTTGCCACGGCGTGCGCTGCTGGTGGGCCTCGCGGCGTTCATCGGCATCGCCAATGCCCTGAGCGCCATCGCCCCCTCGCTGCCCTGGCTGGTGTTCTTCCGGTTTCTCAGCGGCTTTCCCCATGGCGCGTATTTTGGCGTCGCCATGTTGCTGGCCGCGTCTCTGGTGCCGAAGAATCAACGGGCCCAAGCGGTTTCACGGGTGTTTCTCGGCCTGACCATCGCCACCATCGTCGGCGTGCCGTTCGCCACCTGGATCGGCCAGACCGTGGGCTGGCGTTGGGGCCTGGCGGTGGTCGCGATACTTGCCGCGATCACTGCCGTGCTGATCCGCACCCTCGCCCCCGACTCGCCCGCCCAGGCCGACGCCAGCCCGCTGCGTGAACTCGGCGCACTGCGCTCGCGTCAGGTCTGGCTCACCTTGGGCATTGCCGGGATCGGTTTTGGCGGCGTGTTCTGCGTCTACACCTACCTGGCCGCGACGCTGATCGAAGTCACCAAGACCTCGGACTTCATGATCCCGGTGGTGATGGCTGTATTTGGCGTGGGCACCACGGTCGGCAATCTGGTCTGCGGCTGGGCAGCGGACCGCGCCACCATGCGCTCGGCGGGCATCTCGCTGGGCTTCACCGCATTGGTATTGGCGCTCTACCCTTCGGCCACCGATAACCTCTGGCTACTGATACCGCTGGTGTTTTTCATCGGCTGTGGCGTCGGGCTGGCGGCCATTCTGCAAACCCGCCTGATGGACGTCGCGCCCCATGCGCAATCGTTGGCGGGGGCATTGGTGCAGAGCGCCTTTAACCTGGCGAACGCTATCGGCCCGTGGGTCGGTGGCCTGGTGATTTCAGCCGGAATGGGACTGCCCGCCACCGGCTATGCCGCTGCGGCGCTGACGCTGGGCGGTCTGGGAATGTGGTACTGGGCAATCACCGATGCCCGCGCCAGCGCGCAGCGATTCGACCGCCAAGCGGCCGGGGAATCCTGACTCGGCAAGCCCCCGGTCACGACCGTGCGTCATCGTGTCACCGCCCGGTGGGCTGAAAAACCTTGTCCGCCTCGCTCGCGCAGGCATAATCGGTCCACCCTTTGCATTGAATGAGTACCCCGTATTGAAACGCGTGACCTCCTGCTCAGATACCGTTGCGCCCAGCAGTTGTGCCAACGGCTCGGTGCGCCGGGCTTCCCGCCGTCTGGGGCAGATCTATGACGAAGCCTTTACTGACTGCGGCCTGAAAGCCACTCAGTACTCTCTGCTGTCGCAGATCGCACGCAGTGGCCAGCCCAAGATGCGCGACCTCGCGCAGGCGCTGGTCATGGACCTCTCCGCCTTGGGCCATACGCTCAAGCCGCTGGTGCGCGACGGTCTGGTGGAATTGCAGGTGGATGAGACGGACCGCCGCAGTCGCCGGGTGCTCCTGACCCAGGCCGGTCAGGAAAAGTACGCACAGGCGCGCAAGGTTTCGGAGCGGGTTCAGCAGGTTTTCGACAAGACCTTCGGCGTCGAAGAGACAGTGAAGCTGCGTCAGGCGCTGGACTTCATTGCTTCAGAGAGCTTTGCGCAGTCGTTGCTGGGTGAGTTGCAGGCCAGCGAAGCCTGACGGCGAACTCACCGCCGTCATGAGTCCTCTGGCTCATCCGGGGTCGGGAACAAGGTGTCGACCTTGTGCCGGTTCGACACCCGTACCGGCGCCATCGCGGCGGACTCGGCCAGTTTGGTGGCCATGTCCCAGTGGCGGGCCTCCTGCCCCTCGGGTCGGCCCTCTGTCTCCCAAATCAGTTGCGCCAGTTGACGAACAGCCTCTTCGTCGACATTCATGCACCGCCCCCCTAGGTATTTCTGCAGTTCGTCGCCCGGCGTCAAATAGACGCCGAGGCCTCCCGCGGTGACCACACTGGGCGAGCCATAGACCAGCCAGTACCGGGGAGAAAATAGCCGCGCGCCCTCACACCGTTTGTAGGCGTTGGACAGCGAAAATCGGCCTCCTGGCCCTCTGCGCATTGTTGCGATACCGCGACCACGCATCACGACAGATCTCCTTTCAGGGTTGCCGGCGGTTGAGCAAAATGCTCACGACCAGGCCAACACCTGCTGCCGCCGCAACGGCCGCCCAGGGGTTGGCCTTGACGAACACCTTGGCTTCATCGAGCGCACGGGTCAGCGGTGGTTGCTCAGGGAGGAAGTCACGTTCATACACCGTTTCACCGCGTGTGGCAGCGTCTTTGAGAAACGCGATCAAACGGGCGTGGGCCTGACTCGTGCGGTCTTCGTGCAGGGCATCACCCGCCGCGAGCAACGCATTGGTTTCATTGATAAAGGTGTTGAGCTGTGCGCGGGTCT
It contains:
- a CDS encoding MFS transporter → MTHTPDTPHNFHMGWLLFALAMGAFAIGTTEFASMTLLPFIAGDFQTTQPLAGHAISAYALGVVVGSPVIMVLGVRLPRRALLVGLAAFIGIANALSAIAPSLPWLVFFRFLSGFPHGAYFGVAMLLAASLVPKNQRAQAVSRVFLGLTIATIVGVPFATWIGQTVGWRWGLAVVAILAAITAVLIRTLAPDSPAQADASPLRELGALRSRQVWLTLGIAGIGFGGVFCVYTYLAATLIEVTKTSDFMIPVVMAVFGVGTTVGNLVCGWAADRATMRSAGISLGFTALVLALYPSATDNLWLLIPLVFFIGCGVGLAAILQTRLMDVAPHAQSLAGALVQSAFNLANAIGPWVGGLVISAGMGLPATGYAAAALTLGGLGMWYWAITDARASAQRFDRQAAGES
- a CDS encoding MarR family transcriptional regulator: MTSCSDTVAPSSCANGSVRRASRRLGQIYDEAFTDCGLKATQYSLLSQIARSGQPKMRDLAQALVMDLSALGHTLKPLVRDGLVELQVDETDRRSRRVLLTQAGQEKYAQARKVSERVQQVFDKTFGVEETVKLRQALDFIASESFAQSLLGELQASEA
- a CDS encoding DUF883 family protein; the encoded protein is MSKMIDNLTETLSEDLYEKTRAQLNTFINETNALLAAGDALHEDRTSQAHARLIAFLKDAATRGETVYERDFLPEQPPLTRALDEAKVFVKANPWAAVAAAAGVGLVVSILLNRRQP